The following coding sequences lie in one Nitrososphaerota archaeon genomic window:
- a CDS encoding manganese-dependent inorganic pyrophosphatase, producing MTEIIVIGHKNPDTDSIVAAIVYAFLKNKIDNRNNYIAARCGEINKETKAVLKKASLNEPISIENISGKKVILIDHNEFTQACDGIEKAEILEVIDHHKINFSYPLPIYYHAEPIGSTSTIIAKFFFEKNIIIEKNIALALLAAILSDTVVFKSSTTTNEDYEIAKKLAEIAKIKDIEAFGIEIKKEKASIIGKSIEEIVLSDFKEYKFKKGKVGIGQIEIVDFEEVEERKKEIINGMEKIKNNEKFDLILLMATNIILGDTQLLCVGDIEKVEMAFNAKVEENCVYLKNIMSRKKDVVPKIEKIFS from the coding sequence ATGACTGAAATAATTGTTATAGGACATAAAAATCCAGATACGGATTCCATAGTAGCTGCAATTGTTTATGCTTTTTTAAAAAATAAGATTGATAATAGAAATAATTATATTGCTGCAAGATGTGGAGAAATAAATAAAGAAACTAAAGCAGTACTTAAAAAAGCTTCATTAAATGAACCAATATCGATTGAAAATATTTCTGGAAAAAAAGTTATACTTATTGATCATAATGAATTTACTCAAGCTTGTGATGGTATAGAAAAAGCAGAAATTTTAGAGGTAATAGACCATCATAAAATTAATTTTTCTTATCCTTTACCAATATATTATCATGCTGAACCAATAGGTTCAACATCTACAATAATTGCCAAATTTTTTTTTGAAAAAAATATTATAATAGAAAAGAATATTGCTCTAGCCTTATTGGCGGCGATTCTTAGTGATACAGTAGTTTTTAAATCAAGCACTACTACAAATGAAGATTATGAGATTGCTAAAAAACTTGCTGAAATTGCTAAAATTAAAGATATCGAGGCTTTTGGAATAGAAATAAAAAAGGAAAAAGCAAGTATAATTGGAAAATCGATAGAAGAAATAGTTCTTAGTGATTTTAAAGAATATAAATTTAAAAAAGGTAAAGTTGGTATTGGACAAATAGAAATCGTTGATTTTGAAGAAGTTGAAGAAAGGAAGAAAGAAATTATAAATGGAATGGAAAAAATTAAAAATAATGAAAAATTTGATTTAATATTATTAATGGCAACAAACATTATTTTAGGCGATACTCAGCTTTTATGTGTTGGAGATATAGAAAAAGTCGAAATGGCATTTAACGCAAAAGTAGAGGAAAATTGTGTTTATCTAAAAAATATTATGTCAAGAAAAAAAGATGTTGTGCCTAAAATCGAAAAAATATTTTCATAA
- a CDS encoding HesA/MoeB/ThiF family protein, with protein sequence MFKERIKNLSNEELEFYSRQIVLSEIGYNGQLKLKNAKVCIVGLGGLGSPAALQLAAMGIGYLRLVDFDTVEISNLQRQYLYDIDSLGYPKVEVAAKKLNKLNPNIEIEPLPLSLNVNNAEEIIKGMDVVIDGLDAMAPRYAINRACLKLKIPYVFGAAIMTYGNVSTIIPGKTPCLECFQGNIDDNVLPTCAIVGVHSSILNIIASIEVAEAIRIILGEGPHLANKLLYCDIKDMRFIELKILKSESCPVCGSKPSKPPTFLKHELINEICGRRGKRVFVITPKKNLDLNIDELYRFLINNGFNINIKANLGITFKNDLKITASILKSGIMIVEGADNEKEAYDFYSKIIIEKLKFSRSNIE encoded by the coding sequence ATGTTTAAAGAGAGAATAAAAAATCTTTCAAATGAAGAATTAGAATTTTATTCTCGACAGATAGTACTTTCAGAAATTGGTTATAATGGACAATTGAAATTAAAAAATGCTAAAGTTTGTATAGTTGGTTTGGGCGGGCTAGGTTCTCCCGCAGCATTACAATTAGCAGCCATGGGTATAGGTTATTTACGATTAGTTGATTTTGATACTGTCGAGATTTCAAATTTACAGAGACAGTATCTTTATGATATAGATTCTTTAGGATACCCAAAAGTTGAAGTAGCAGCAAAAAAATTAAATAAGCTAAATCCGAATATAGAAATAGAACCTTTACCTTTATCTTTAAATGTAAATAATGCTGAGGAAATAATTAAAGGTATGGATGTAGTAATCGATGGATTAGATGCTATGGCTCCTCGTTATGCTATAAATAGAGCTTGTTTAAAACTTAAAATACCTTATGTTTTTGGTGCTGCAATAATGACATATGGAAATGTTTCTACGATAATACCAGGTAAAACTCCTTGCTTAGAATGCTTCCAAGGGAATATCGATGATAATGTATTGCCAACATGTGCTATAGTAGGTGTCCATTCATCAATACTAAATATTATAGCTAGTATTGAAGTGGCTGAAGCAATAAGGATAATTCTTGGAGAAGGGCCTCATTTAGCAAACAAGTTACTTTATTGTGATATTAAAGATATGAGATTTATAGAATTAAAAATTCTAAAATCGGAAAGCTGTCCAGTATGTGGTTCAAAACCATCAAAACCCCCTACGTTTTTAAAACATGAATTGATTAATGAAATTTGTGGTAGAAGAGGAAAAAGAGTTTTTGTTATCACACCAAAGAAAAATTTAGATTTAAATATTGATGAGTTATATCGCTTCTTAATAAATAATGGTTTTAATATTAATATTAAAGCTAATCTTGGTATAACATTTAAAAATGATTTAAAAATAACAGCAAGTATTTTAAAAAGTGGGATAATGATAGTTGAAGGAGCAGATAATGAAAAAGAAGCTTATGATTTTTATAGTAAAATAATAATTGAAAAATTAAAGTTTTCTAGATCAAATATTGAATAA
- a CDS encoding FAD-dependent oxidoreductase: protein MEKSNIYDLIIIGGGPAGITAAIYATRNKINFMLITVNIGGQVVLSSQIENYTGFQYITGEELKKKFQEHLDKYKFNLKMEEVKKVERENNLFKVMTDSNIYLSKTIIIATGRRPKELKIPGEAKFKNRGVTYCAICDAPLFEDLDVAVIGGGNSGLEAVLQLIKIAKSINLIEINPELKAEKILIEKALASNKVKIWTSTKIKEIIGDETVKYIKIERNGKEILLPVQGVFIEIGSVPNSEIVDFVDKNVFGEIIVNCKCETNIPGLFAAGDVTNVPEKQIVVAAGEGCKAVLSALKYLRMK from the coding sequence ATGGAAAAATCTAATATATACGATTTAATTATAATTGGAGGAGGCCCTGCAGGAATAACTGCAGCAATATATGCTACTCGTAACAAGATTAATTTTATGCTAATTACAGTAAATATTGGTGGGCAAGTAGTTCTCTCATCCCAAATAGAAAATTATACCGGCTTCCAATATATTACTGGCGAGGAATTAAAGAAAAAATTTCAAGAACATTTAGATAAATATAAATTCAATTTAAAAATGGAAGAAGTTAAAAAAGTTGAGAGAGAAAATAATTTATTTAAAGTAATGACTGATTCCAATATTTACTTAAGCAAAACTATTATAATAGCAACAGGAAGGAGACCTAAAGAACTTAAAATTCCTGGTGAAGCAAAATTTAAAAATAGAGGGGTCACATATTGTGCGATATGTGATGCACCACTTTTTGAAGATTTAGATGTTGCTGTTATTGGTGGTGGGAACTCTGGATTAGAAGCAGTTCTTCAACTTATTAAAATTGCTAAAAGTATAAATCTTATAGAAATAAATCCAGAACTGAAAGCTGAAAAAATATTAATTGAGAAAGCATTAGCTTCAAATAAAGTAAAAATATGGACTAGTACTAAAATAAAAGAAATAATAGGTGATGAAACTGTTAAATATATTAAAATAGAAAGAAATGGAAAAGAAATACTTTTGCCTGTTCAAGGTGTTTTTATAGAAATAGGATCTGTTCCAAATTCTGAAATAGTTGATTTTGTTGATAAAAATGTTTTTGGTGAAATAATTGTAAATTGTAAATGTGAAACTAACATTCCAGGATTGTTTGCTGCAGGAGATGTTACTAATGTTCCTGAGAAACAAATAGTAGTTGCTGCAGGTGAAGGATGTAAAGCGGTTTTATCAGCTTTAAAATATCTTCGAATGAAATAA
- a CDS encoding copper-translocating P-type ATPase, protein MIVYIYGGSPFIKGLFQEIKNRKPGMMTLIGTAISFAFFYSIGTVFFINGKDFFWELATLIDVMLLGHWIEAKSVLGASRALEEIIKIMPTFAHLLKNGEIIDTPISNLKKGDIVLVRPGEKIPSDGIVIEGESFVNEAFLTGESKPIRKEKGDNVTGGSINEEGVLKVRIEKIGEETYISQVIKLVKQAQESKSRIQDLANRTAALLFYIALVTGIITYLAWFSIGNIDFALERSVTVMVIACPHALGLAIPLVVALSTSITSKSGILIRDRRTFEMVRNVNAIVFDKTGTLTLGKFGVSDIISFIPEDEFLKFSASIEINSEHIIAKAIVEYAKKKGIEIHHVEEFKAIPGKGVYGKIFGKEVYVGGPNLLKEFKIEIKDKRIKNLQEQGKTIVFTIIDGKLAGVLALSDIIRKESYEAIKKIKENGIKVYMLTGDAEEVAKWVANELNIDDYFAQVLPNEKADKIKFLKEKGYKVAMVGDGINDAPALVTADVGIAIGAGTDVAIESADIILVKNDPRDVVKVIDFSKKTYSKMVQNLWWAAGYNILAIPLATGILHNFGIIISPAIGALVMSLSTIIVAFNSQTLRKYEPKIPGFIEKEQIFIDPVCGMGVKPEDAYSKIEYEGHVIYFCSKKCEEKFKINPKKYL, encoded by the coding sequence TTGATTGTATATATTTATGGCGGATCACCTTTTATAAAAGGTTTATTTCAAGAAATAAAGAATCGAAAACCAGGAATGATGACACTTATAGGAACAGCTATTTCGTTTGCTTTCTTTTATTCTATTGGAACAGTTTTCTTTATAAATGGAAAAGATTTTTTCTGGGAACTTGCAACTCTTATTGATGTAATGCTCCTTGGACATTGGATAGAAGCTAAAAGTGTTCTAGGAGCTTCAAGAGCTTTAGAAGAAATTATTAAAATAATGCCTACATTTGCCCATCTTTTAAAAAATGGTGAAATCATCGATACTCCAATTTCAAATTTAAAGAAAGGTGATATCGTTCTTGTTCGTCCAGGTGAAAAAATACCATCAGATGGTATAGTAATTGAAGGTGAATCTTTTGTTAATGAAGCTTTTCTAACCGGAGAATCAAAGCCTATTCGTAAAGAAAAGGGAGATAATGTTACAGGTGGTTCTATAAATGAGGAAGGAGTATTAAAAGTTAGGATAGAAAAAATAGGGGAAGAAACTTATATATCACAAGTAATAAAATTGGTTAAGCAGGCTCAGGAAAGTAAATCAAGAATCCAAGATTTAGCAAATAGGACGGCAGCTCTTCTCTTTTATATCGCTCTTGTAACAGGAATTATAACCTATTTAGCATGGTTTTCGATCGGTAATATTGATTTTGCACTTGAAAGATCTGTTACAGTTATGGTTATAGCTTGTCCACATGCTTTAGGTTTAGCGATACCGCTTGTTGTTGCTCTCTCAACTTCTATAACTTCGAAAAGTGGCATTCTTATCAGAGATAGAAGAACTTTTGAAATGGTTAGAAATGTGAATGCTATTGTTTTTGATAAAACTGGAACATTAACATTGGGTAAGTTTGGTGTTAGCGATATAATATCTTTTATTCCTGAAGATGAATTTTTAAAGTTTTCTGCAAGTATTGAAATAAATTCTGAACATATAATAGCAAAAGCTATTGTGGAATATGCAAAAAAGAAAGGAATAGAAATTCATCACGTTGAAGAATTTAAAGCAATACCAGGTAAAGGTGTTTATGGAAAAATTTTTGGTAAAGAAGTTTATGTAGGAGGTCCAAATCTTTTAAAAGAATTTAAAATAGAAATAAAAGATAAAAGAATAAAAAATCTTCAAGAACAAGGTAAAACTATTGTTTTTACTATTATTGATGGAAAACTTGCTGGTGTTCTTGCTCTTTCTGATATAATAAGAAAAGAATCTTATGAAGCAATTAAAAAAATAAAGGAAAATGGAATAAAAGTTTACATGCTTACAGGTGATGCTGAAGAAGTTGCTAAATGGGTTGCAAATGAGCTTAATATAGATGATTATTTTGCTCAAGTTTTACCTAATGAAAAAGCAGATAAAATTAAATTTCTAAAAGAAAAAGGTTATAAAGTTGCTATGGTTGGAGATGGTATTAATGATGCTCCAGCTCTTGTTACAGCAGATGTTGGTATAGCTATAGGTGCTGGGACAGATGTAGCAATAGAAAGTGCAGATATAATTCTTGTAAAAAATGATCCAAGAGATGTTGTAAAAGTCATAGATTTTTCAAAAAAAACATACTCAAAAATGGTTCAAAATTTATGGTGGGCAGCAGGATATAACATTCTTGCAATACCATTAGCAACGGGCATTTTGCATAATTTTGGTATAATTATAAGTCCTGCAATTGGAGCTTTAGTAATGTCTTTAAGTACTATTATAGTTGCTTTTAATAGTCAAACCTTAAGAAAATATGAGCCAAAAATACCTGGATTTATTGAAAAAGAACAAATATTCATAGATCCTGTTTGTGGAATGGGAGTAAAACCTGAAGATGCTTATAGTAAAATTGAGTATGAAGGTCATGTTATTTATTTCTGTTCAAAAAAATGTGAAGAAAAATTTAAAATCAATCCAAAGAAATATTTGTAA
- a CDS encoding nitroreductase family protein, producing MDVLEAIYSRRSIRSFKKKQVEEEKIIKILEAAIWAPSSHNSQPWEFIIIKNQEILKKIANETKWGNFIADAPLAIAIITDPEKSRWHEIDGALATQNIQLVAWALGLGTCWIGTMNKEKVKQILNIPKEKNLLTILPIGYPASIGKSNRKPLKDFIHYEKYSN from the coding sequence ATGGATGTTCTAGAAGCAATATATAGTAGGAGAAGTATTAGAAGCTTTAAAAAGAAGCAAGTAGAAGAGGAAAAAATAATTAAAATTTTAGAAGCTGCAATATGGGCACCTTCTTCACATAATAGTCAACCATGGGAATTTATTATAATAAAAAATCAAGAAATACTTAAGAAAATTGCTAATGAAACAAAATGGGGAAATTTTATAGCAGATGCCCCTTTAGCAATAGCAATTATAACAGATCCAGAAAAATCAAGATGGCATGAAATAGACGGAGCACTTGCAACACAAAATATTCAATTGGTAGCTTGGGCATTAGGGCTTGGAACATGTTGGATAGGAACGATGAATAAGGAGAAAGTCAAGCAAATATTAAATATACCAAAAGAGAAGAATTTGCTAACAATTCTTCCAATAGGATATCCAGCATCAATTGGAAAGAGCAATAGAAAACCATTAAAAGATTTTATACATTATGAAAAATATTCTAATTGA
- a CDS encoding arsenate reductase ArsC: MVRNINLNDKMVLFVCVENSFRSQIAEAYFNKFAPKGWKAISAGIKPATNIHPNAILLMKEEGIDISNKKPKLLTKEIQEIAEIAIIVCSGNKCPLVYAKKVEDWNIPDPAKMPINEARKIRDIIKAKVLELIEKQIIRYMLK, from the coding sequence ATGGTTAGGAATATAAATTTAAATGATAAAATGGTTTTATTTGTATGCGTAGAAAATAGTTTTAGAAGTCAAATAGCTGAAGCTTATTTTAATAAATTTGCACCTAAAGGTTGGAAGGCTATTAGTGCTGGCATTAAACCTGCAACTAATATTCATCCTAATGCTATTCTTCTTATGAAAGAAGAAGGTATAGATATAAGCAATAAAAAGCCTAAACTTTTAACAAAAGAAATTCAAGAAATAGCTGAAATAGCAATAATAGTGTGTAGCGGTAACAAATGTCCTTTAGTTTATGCCAAGAAAGTTGAAGATTGGAATATACCCGATCCAGCAAAAATGCCTATAAATGAAGCAAGAAAAATTAGAGATATCATAAAAGCTAAAGTGCTTGAGCTTATAGAAAAACAAATAATAAGGTACATGTTAAAATAA
- a CDS encoding DUF438 domain-containing protein: MSEDKKKIIMEIIKQLQRGTLPEEVKEKFKQILEGISPLEIARVEQELIKEGIPREEIQRLCDIHLAVFREQLEKQKFEIPSWHPINILMEEHKIMLKLSEEFINITNRIQQVNDIIKEMHNLKHISEEFHDSEKHYLREENVLFPYLEKHGITEPPAIMWMEHNQIREKKKQFYNLIENYNTVDFKEVKKQFNEVARSLSNLLASHFFKENNILFPTALQVIMEQEWIDIRKEFDEIGYCCFTPEYLIAMPTIKEVREAEVKHISEELEFETGKLSKREIEAILNTLPIDITFVDKEDTVKYFNKGDKERIFIRTKAVIGRKVQQCHPQKSIHIVNRILDAFKNGKKDVAEFWIQKDGRMIHIRYFPVRDKNGEYLGTIEVTQDITNIKKIEGEKRLLDWKD; the protein is encoded by the coding sequence TTGAGTGAAGATAAGAAGAAAATTATTATGGAAATAATCAAACAATTACAGAGAGGAACATTACCAGAGGAGGTAAAAGAAAAATTTAAACAAATTCTTGAGGGTATAAGTCCACTTGAAATAGCTAGAGTTGAACAAGAACTTATAAAAGAAGGGATACCTAGAGAAGAAATTCAAAGATTATGCGATATTCATCTAGCTGTTTTTAGAGAACAATTGGAAAAACAAAAATTTGAAATTCCATCATGGCATCCAATTAATATACTTATGGAAGAACATAAAATTATGTTAAAACTTTCAGAAGAGTTTATCAATATTACAAATAGAATTCAACAAGTAAATGATATTATTAAAGAAATGCATAATCTTAAACATATATCAGAAGAATTTCATGATTCGGAAAAACATTATTTAAGAGAAGAAAATGTGCTTTTTCCATATTTAGAAAAACACGGTATTACAGAACCACCAGCTATAATGTGGATGGAACATAATCAAATAAGAGAGAAAAAGAAGCAATTTTATAATTTAATAGAGAATTATAATACTGTGGATTTCAAAGAAGTTAAAAAGCAATTTAATGAAGTTGCCAGATCTTTAAGTAATCTTCTTGCAAGCCATTTCTTTAAAGAGAATAATATACTTTTCCCTACTGCTTTGCAAGTAATAATGGAACAAGAATGGATAGATATTAGAAAAGAATTTGATGAGATTGGATATTGCTGTTTTACACCAGAATATTTAATAGCAATGCCTACTATAAAAGAAGTAAGAGAAGCTGAAGTTAAACATATATCAGAAGAATTAGAATTTGAAACAGGAAAACTTTCAAAAAGAGAAATTGAAGCTATTTTAAATACTCTTCCTATAGATATTACTTTTGTTGATAAAGAAGATACTGTAAAATATTTCAATAAGGGCGATAAGGAAAGAATATTTATACGAACAAAAGCTGTTATTGGAAGAAAGGTTCAGCAATGCCATCCACAAAAAAGCATTCACATAGTTAATAGGATTTTAGATGCTTTTAAAAATGGCAAAAAAGATGTAGCAGAATTTTGGATCCAAAAAGATGGAAGAATGATTCACATTCGATATTTCCCAGTAAGAGATAAAAATGGAGAGTATCTAGGCACTATAGAAGTAACTCAAGATATTACTAATATAAAGAAAATAGAGGGGGAGAAAAGACTTTTAGATTGGAAAGACTAA